A single window of Methanobacteriaceae archaeon DNA harbors:
- a CDS encoding hydrocarbon binding protein (contains V4R domain) codes for MDMKNTTEDLGTFKPELIPKETGGDIDDYEDALHVLMKFMGSMSSALEQVSGRGANAIVYQAGKRMGHDAAKMMEKTDDLEKALYEMGEVLGHEFYYVKWKPSGQDSYVIEKENQLEVKLLFMDCVVRQTLRRTGLPQKGPLCYLLYGYTVGAIEEIMDVKGKLDIDHVGPNACLKTLTIKWGGK; via the coding sequence ATGGATATGAAAAACACTACAGAGGATTTAGGTACATTCAAACCAGAATTAATCCCCAAAGAAACTGGGGGAGACATCGATGACTATGAAGATGCACTGCATGTGCTGATGAAATTCATGGGATCCATGTCCAGTGCCCTGGAACAGGTTTCAGGAAGAGGTGCCAACGCCATTGTTTATCAGGCAGGTAAACGCATGGGACACGATGCCGCCAAAATGATGGAAAAAACGGATGATTTGGAAAAAGCCTTATACGAAATGGGTGAAGTCTTGGGACACGAATTCTACTATGTGAAATGGAAACCATCGGGTCAGGACAGCTACGTTATTGAAAAAGAAAATCAACTCGAAGTAAAACTTCTTTTCATGGACTGTGTTGTAAGACAGACCCTGCGAAGAACGGGATTACCCCAGAAAGGCCCATTATGTTACCTTTTATATGGTTACACAGTCGGAGCTATTGAAGAAATTATGGATGTTAAAGGAAAATTAGACATTGACCATGTTGGACCCAACGCATGTCTTAAAACACTTACCATCAAATGGGGTGGTAAATAA
- a CDS encoding 4Fe-4S binding protein translates to MVEILIDEDACVGCGSCVDDCPNDVYKMNEERWKTEVIKAEDCMACLSCHEICPAQAMTHKDIHVAKRLYIDRRVNHVLERII, encoded by the coding sequence ATGGTTGAAATCCTAATAGATGAAGATGCATGTGTTGGATGCGGATCCTGTGTGGATGACTGTCCCAATGACGTGTACAAGATGAATGAGGAAAGATGGAAAACCGAAGTGATCAAGGCCGAGGACTGCATGGCCTGTCTATCCTGCCACGAGATCTGCCCTGCCCAGGCCATGACACACAAAGACATCCACGTGGCCAAAAGACTGTACATTGACCGCAGAGTAAACCATGTCCTGGAAAGGATAATCTGA